The DNA region CGATCTCGTCGCCGGCATCGTCCTGGCGGAGGATCTCCGCCACGCGCTCCCCCGTTCGGCCGTAGCTGGACGCCAGGGCGAGGTAGAAGTCGTCGAGCATCCCCGCCGTGAGATGCACAGCCAGCAGCGTCTCCTCCTGGCGCTCCCCGATCGTCTTGCGCCGGAACGCGTCGAGGTTCTCCCGGAACGGCAGCATCACCTCGGTGGGATCCTCGCCCTGATCGGCGATGACCTGCACGATGCCCCGATGCTTGTCCAGCGCCGCGCCCGCCGCGCGGGACAGCGCCTCCTTGCGCGCCAGTTCGGCGGTGCCCCGGATGCCGCGGCTGAGCGTCTCGAAGTAGCCGAGCTGCAGGTACGCGGCCTGACCGAGGAAGCGGTTGAGCTCAGGGGCGAGTTCGGCGAAGTCGACGCGCTGCGCACCGCCGTCGTCCCCTCGACTGCGCAGCGTCAGGGTGCGCCGCTGGGGCTTGCGCTTCCAGAACCAGTTGACCACGTGCCCAGACTACTGGTGCCGGTCCGTTCGCTCCTGCGGCGACGGCCGCGAACCCCGGTCTGCCGGCCGATGCCGCCGACCCGAGTCCCGGCATCGGCCGGCTCTCCGGGAATCCGACACGCCGTCGGGTATGGTGGTCGTGTCCTGCCATCGGAGCAGGACCCCGCGCCTGTGGCACACGTGACGGCGTGGATCCATCACGAGGCGCCCCTCGCGCGGCCGACGGCCGTGCACGCGCCGGACAGGCAAAGAGCATACTGTGACCTCATTCGCTGATCTCGGAATCGATCAGGACATCCTCGACGCCCTCGCCGCGAAGGGCATCGTCGACGCGTTCCCGATCCAGGAGCAGACCATCCCCCTGGGTCTTCCCGGCCAGGACATCATCGGCCAGGCCAAGACCGGAACCGGCAAGACCTTCGGCTTCGGCATCCCTCTCGTGCAGCGTCTCGGCCCGAACCCGGAGCCGGGCGTCAAGGCGCTCGTGGTCGTCCCGACCCGCGAGCTGGCCGTGCAGGTGTTCGAGGACATCGACATGCTGGCCTCCAACCGCTCCACGAGCGTCGTCGCGATCTACGGCGGCAAGGCGTACGAAGGCCAGATCGACCAGCTCAAGGCCGGTGCGCAGATCGTCGTCGGCACGCCCGGCCGTCTCATCGACCTCGCCAACCAGCGGCTTCTGGACCTCTCGCACGCGACCGAGGTCGTGCTCGACGAGGCCGACAAGATGCTGGATCTCGGCTTCCTCGCCGACATCGAGAAGATCTTCTCCAAGGTGCCCGCCGTGCGTCACACGCAGCTGTTCTCGGCGACCATGCCCGGTCCGATCGTCGCGCTGGCGCGCCGGTTCATGAACAACCCGATCCACATCCGCGCCAGCGACCCCGATGAGGGCCGCATGCAGGCCAACATCAAGCACATCGTCTACCGCGCGCACGCCTTGGACAAGGACGAGATCATCGCCCGCATCCTTCAGGCCGAGGGCCGCGGCAGGACGGTCATCTTCACCCGCACCAAGCGCGCGGCGCAGAAGCTCGTCGACGAGCTGAGCGACCGCGGCTTCAACGTGGGCGGCGTGCACGGAGACATGGGTCAGGAGCAGCGCGAGCGCTCGATGGCCGCGTTCAAGTCCGGCAAGCGGGACGTGATGGTCGCCACCGACGTCGCTGCGCGCGGCATCGACGTGGACGACGTCACGCACGTGATCAATCACACCATCCCCGACGATGACAAGACGTACCTGCACCGGGTCGGTCGCACCGGCCGCGCGGGCAAGACCGGCATCGCCGTGACCTTCGTGGACTGGGAGGACCTGCACAAGTGGGCCCTCATCAATCGCGCGCTGGACTTCGGCCAGCCCGAGCCCATCGAGACCTATTCGTCGAGCCCGCACCTGTACACCGACCTCGACATCCCCGAGGGCACCAAGGGACGGCTCGTGACGGCGCCCAAGGCGGAGAAGTCGCCGTCGGAGCGCCGGAGTCGCCGCCCGCAGCGGGCCGCG from Microbacterium soli includes:
- a CDS encoding DEAD/DEAH box helicase; translation: MTSFADLGIDQDILDALAAKGIVDAFPIQEQTIPLGLPGQDIIGQAKTGTGKTFGFGIPLVQRLGPNPEPGVKALVVVPTRELAVQVFEDIDMLASNRSTSVVAIYGGKAYEGQIDQLKAGAQIVVGTPGRLIDLANQRLLDLSHATEVVLDEADKMLDLGFLADIEKIFSKVPAVRHTQLFSATMPGPIVALARRFMNNPIHIRASDPDEGRMQANIKHIVYRAHALDKDEIIARILQAEGRGRTVIFTRTKRAAQKLVDELSDRGFNVGGVHGDMGQEQRERSMAAFKSGKRDVMVATDVAARGIDVDDVTHVINHTIPDDDKTYLHRVGRTGRAGKTGIAVTFVDWEDLHKWALINRALDFGQPEPIETYSSSPHLYTDLDIPEGTKGRLVTAPKAEKSPSERRSRRPQRAADAAAEGTDEGTTRRRRRRRRGSSADRVGATFAEGAETGERRTSAAGEGASGAAPATEGTGTHDGDATREHRDGKPAPQRRRRRRRSGGATPTGA
- a CDS encoding ferritin-like fold-containing protein; this translates as MVNWFWKRKPQRRTLTLRSRGDDGGAQRVDFAELAPELNRFLGQAAYLQLGYFETLSRGIRGTAELARKEALSRAAGAALDKHRGIVQVIADQGEDPTEVMLPFRENLDAFRRKTIGERQEETLLAVHLTAGMLDDFYLALASSYGRTGERVAEILRQDDAGDEIVAIIQQTIESDHEWRSLLSMWGRRLVGDTLLVCRDALRPGRLEADEKRIEPVYTELMGAHARRMDAMGLAS